The genome window TCGTCGACGGCCTCCTCCGTCGAGAGATCACACCGTTCGACGACCGACGCCGACTCCGCCTCGAACTCCACCACACCGTGATACCGAGACTGACCGCGTCCCCGTTCGTTCAGTACGACCGCCGGACTCGCCGTCTCCGACTGACCGACCCGCAGTCGGAACTCGAACCGTATCTCGAGTTTGCACGGTCGATGGACCGTTCCCGGTAGTCGCGTGCTCCGGCCATCCGCATCCCGCTCTCGCACCCCTCCGTTTCGCTTCGAATCGGACGGCAGGCGACGGTGCGTGCGCTCACCCACCCACTTTCACTGCGCACCCTCGACAACCGTCGGAAAGTAATACGTTCATCGACGTCGTCGGTATCGTATGACCGACTCACACGTCCACGTCTCGGTTTCGGTCGTCGCCGACGGCGAGACTATCGGCCGGTACGACTCCGACTCGCAATCGACCGCGAACGCGTCGGAGACGACAGAAGACGCCGACGAGCGGGGTCGAGCCGCCCCGGCCGAAACGACCGAAGCCGCCGAGACGCACCAGGCGGTCGAGACGCCCGAAACGGACCACGAACCGGACGCCGATGCCGGAACCGATTCTGACGACTCCGAATCGGACGCGGCGGCGACGTTCGAGCTGTACCGCGACAGAGCCGACGAGTGGCGCTGGCGGCTCCGACATCGAAACGGCAACATCATCGCCGACGGGGGCGAGGGTTACTCGTCGAAGGCGGCCGCGAAAAACGGTATCGAGAGCGTCCGAAGGAACGCGCCGGGAGCGACGCTCGTGACGCGCTGAGCCGACTGGGTCGTGCGACTCGACCGAATCAACCGGGTCGTCTCAGGCGAGGAAGACGTGTCGCGGTCGGTCCGCCAGCACGTCGCGGCCCCACTGGACCGTCTCGCGGAACTCGTTGCTGCGGAAGAAGCCCATCGCGTCCTCCTTCGAGCGCCACTGACTGGCGATGAACATGTCGTCTTCGTCCTCGACGTTCACCATCAGGTCGGTCTCCTGGTGGCCCTCCATCTCGTCTAAGAGGCCGCCGACGGTGCCGAACTTGTCGACGAACTCCTCTCGGTGGTCGGATTTGACCGTGTAGAACATCCCCATCGTGCCGAACCCGGACTCTTCGCCCGCGCGCGAGACGATGCCGGGGAGCTCCGAGAGGAAGCCGGCGGCCGTCTCCGCGGCGCTCTGGGTCTCCCAGATGCTGACGACGGCCGACCGACCCCGCTCGTTCGCCTCGTAGACGGCCGTCTTGACGTGCGTCCCGTAGTGTTCGAAGTTGCCGCGGAGGCCGTCGACCTCGTCGAACACCTCGTCGGTGTCGGCTTCCGAGTACAGCACCGTCGCGTACACGTCCTCGCCGTGGGGCTGTCCGGCGTAGATGTTCAAGTCGGTGAGTTCGCCGCGAATATCCTCGTCGTCCGTCGACTCCTTATCGTGGCCGTCGTCACCGTGGTGGCCACCGTCGCCGCCGTGGTGACCACTGTCGCCGCCGTGGTGGTGACCGCTGCCCTCACCGTGACCGTGGTGTCCGCCGCTCTCACCGTGGTCGTGACCGTGGTGGTCGCCAGCGCCGTCGTGTTCGCTCGTCGGCACCGGTTCGCCGTCGAGGTACGCGCCGAGGTCGGTCGGCGGGAAGCGTCGCCCGACGTAGAACTGCCCGAACTCGCCGTAGCGAGACGACGCTTCGTCGAAGCGCATCTCGTAGACGATATCCTTGATGTCGGTCGGGTCGCTGCCGAACAGGGTGACGCCCCACTCGTAGTCGTCGAAGCCGACGCTAGAGGCGATGACCTGCTTGATTTTGCCCGCGTACTTCCGTCCCACGTCGCCGTGGCCGGCCATCAACTCGGCGCGCTCCTCGAAGGAGAGGTCGTACCAGTTGTACTCCTCGCCGCGGCGCTTGCTCATCGGGTAGAAACTGACGTACTCGTCGTCGGGGATGTCGGGCTTCATCTTCCCCTCGATGTAGCGCCGGAGACCCTCGTCGACGGCGTCTGCGCCCTCCTCGAAGTACTCGTCGGAGACGTAGCCGCTGACTTCGGTCACCGAGACGTACGACGTCGGTTGGTCGGTGAACCCGGCGAGCGCGGTCCGCTCGAAGCGGCGCTCGGCGGTCGACAGCGCGTCGAGCGTCGGCCGGAAGTGCAGTACCAGGAGGTCGGCTTTGTGACCGACGACGGAGAACACCGCCGACGCGCCCGCCTCGTCGTCCTCGACTGCTTCGTGCGACTGGAGGTAGTCGACCGCTTCCTCGACGGCGCGGTCGCGCTCTCGCTGGGGTGCGTTGCGCCACGCGTCCCAGTCGATGCTCCGGAAGTCGTGCAGCGCGTACCACCCTTCCTCGGTCTGCGGCGCTCGTGGCATGCCCCGACGTTGGACCCCGTCGACTAAGGGCGTTTTGAGTCGCGACGCGGAGAGCCGCCCCCGCACCTGATTTCACCCCAACTGGTTTTACATCAGAGAGCGTCGGTCGAGCCACTATACGATGTCCTCTACGACCGACGACCCGACGGGTGCGACTCTCTCGTACCGACACATCATCGAACGGGAGATGGAGAACGCGCTCACCGAGATGCACCGCCCGGTGAAAGGCGTCGCAATCTCCGGGTTCGCCGCGGGTCTCACGGTGAGTTTCGGCGCGCTGTTCATGGGGATGGCGCTGACGTTCCAGCCGAACTTCGGGTCGACGCTCGCGAAGCAGCTCACCCTCGGCGGCGTCTCCGCCGTCGGCTTCCTGTTCGTCATCATCGGACAGACCGAGCTGTTCACCGCGCACACGACGATGGCCGTCCTGCCCGTGCTGACCGACCGCGCCTCGGTCCGCGACCTCCTCGAACTGTGGGGGGTCGTTCTCGCGGCCAACCTCGTCGGCTGTCTCTGTTTCGCCGGACTCATCGCCGCCCTCGGCCCGTCGATGAACATCGTCGACCCGGCGGCGTTCGGGTCGATGGCTGAGGCACTCCTCCCGTTCCCGTGGTGGGTCATCACCGCCAGCGGTGTCGTCGCCGGGTGGCTGATGGGGCTCCTAACGTGGCTCGTCGCCGCGAGCCGAGACACCATCAGTCGGGTCGTCATCATCCTCGTCGTCGCCGCGACTATCGGATTCGCGCCGTTTCACCACGCGCTGCTGGGGACGACGGAGGTGCTCGCGGCGATGTTCCTCGGACAGGGCGTCACGCTCGGACAGTTCGCGCACTTCCTGACGTGGACGACGCTCGGTAACGCCGTCGGCGGCGGCGTCTTCGTCGCGCTGCTCAACTACGGCCACGTCGCGCTCGCGGGCGACGACGTCGATGTCGACTACGATGCCGGGTCGACGTCCGGGTTCGGCGACGACACGACCGACAGGGAGTGACACGACAGCTGTTTGACCGACCAGTCGAAGTCCTACTAACCGAAACGCTTTCACAACGCCACCCTGATGGGCAACCAATGCGGAAAAGCGGCCCACCGAAAGGCCTCATCTCGTATCTGGTTCTGGAGTTGTTGGGCGAGAGACCCCGGTACGGGTACGAGATTCTCAAGGAGATACGCGAGATAAGCGGCGGACACTGGGAACCGTCGTACGGTTCCGTCTACCCGATTCTCTACAAGTTCGAAGAGAAAGGCTGGGCCGAGCGGGTCGACCGCGAGGACGAACCCGACCGGAAGTACTTCGCGCTGACCGACAGCGGCCGCGAAGAGCTCCGCGAGAAGCGGGTCGAAACCGGCGGCAAAGCCGAGGAGTTCGCCGACGTCATCCTCGGCTTCTACCACGTCTACGTCGCGTTCGCCACCGACGGTCGGTTCGACGTCGAGAGCCCCGAGGAGGCGTGGCAGTTCGACGAGACGTTCAGTTCGTGGATCATCGAGCAGTTGATTCGCCACCACGAACGCGACTTCGAGACGTTCGAACGAATCGACGACACACCCGCCGAGTTCTACGAACGCTACGGCATCGACTTCGAGTCGTAAACGCCCGAACGAAGCAGCGACGGGAAACGAGAGGCCGCCCGCTCAGGAGAGCAGTTGCGGCCCGAACATCAACAGCAGGAGACTGACGAGCATCAGCAGACCGATGCCCGTCGTAATCGTGCTCGTCAACTGCTGTTTTCCTTCGACCGGCAACCGCGAGACGACCGCCTCGGTCGAGGTGCGGAGGATGCGGCCCCCGTCCAGCGGGAACGCCGGGATGCAGTTGAAGAACGCGAGGTTGAGATTTATCCACCCGACCCAGAAGAGGACGTTGGCGAGGACGAAGACGCCGCCGCCCAGCGCCGCGAGCGGACCGCTGATGGTGTAGAAACTCGTGTTCGCGGCGACGAAGCCGGCGAAGTTGGTCTCTAACCCCGGGACGACCGTCCCCGCGAAGGGGAGAAAGAGGATGAACAGCACCTGCGAGAACAGTCCTCCCTGCACGTCGCCGCCGAGGATACCGAGGAACTGCTGTGCGGGGTACGAGACGACGCCCAGGCTGTTGACGCTGATGCCGCTGAGTTCGGGCCCTTGCGTCACGCCGACGAGGCCGCGGTCGGTGCCGTCGTTCGCCGGCGCGAGCGTCACGGTGTACGTCTGCAGTTGTCCGTCGACGTAGGCGGTCACGTTCACTTCGTCACCCGGTTGTCCGCCGTCGAGCGCCGCCTGTACGTCCGAGTAGTCGAGCGTCCGTTCGCCGTCGATGCTCGTGACGACGACCTGTTCGCCGCCGGGGACGTCCGTCTGCTCGCTCAGCGGTCCGTCCGGCGAGACGCCGAGAAGAACGCCGATCGGGCCGGTCACGTTCGACTCCTCGCCGCGCTGGTCTTCGACGGTGAGCGTGACGACGGGGTCGTCGGAGACGGCCTGACGCAGCCCGGACTCGGTGTTGACCGTCGTTCCGTCGACGGCGACGATGGTGTCGTTCGTCTCGACGCCGGCGCTGCCGTCGGCGGCCAACGGCGAGTTCGGCGACATCGCGGTCACCAGAAGCGAGCGCTGCACCGTCCGCTCGGTTCCGTCCGCGAGCGTCACGGTCACGTTCGCGGTGTCGCTCTCCTCGAGCGCGTTCTGGAGCTCCGCGTCCGAGGTGACGTTCGCGCCGTCGAAGCCGACGATTCGGTCGCCGGCGTCGATTCCGGAGGCGGCGGCCGCCGAGTTCGGGAACGTGCTGCCGACGGCCGCACCGGGCGCCGCCGCGATTGCGCCGGTCACCGGACCGAACAGCAACACCAACGCGATAGCGGTGACCGCGAGGTTGTTCGTCACGCCGGCGGCGAACATCCGGGTCCGTCCGCCCCGACTCGCCTTCCGCTGGCTCTCCTCGTCGGGTTCGACGAACGCGCCGATGGGGAGAATCGTGAAGAGGACGACGCCCATCGACTCGATGTCGATGCCCTCGACCCGGCAGAGCAGGCCGTGGCCGCCCTCGTGGACGACGAGGCCGACGAGCAGGCCGAACGCGATCTCGGGAGCGACCGACAGCGGGAGGAAGTCGTTGACGCCCGGGATGACGAGGACGTTCCGCGGGGCGTTCACAGCCGTCGGCGCGGGGGGATTCTGGAGGATCTGGACGCCGCGGAGCACGAGGAGGACGAACGTGCCGAACATCACGACGAGGGCGATGCCGACACCGACGTTGCTCCACGCCCGCCAGAACCGTTTCGGTGTGGCGAGCCAGTCGAGAAACGCGCGGCCCCGACGCGTGTGTATCGTCATCAGGGGACCTTGCATCTTCACCGAACTCGGGAGGACACCGAGCTGTCGCAGGACGAGGGCGAGTACCGTGTAGAGGATCACGCCGATAAGTATCCACAGCAGCGTGTTCATTGGCCCAAGAAAGGGATGGTAGCGGGAAAGACGTTCGGATTGTATCGGCGAGTCGCCGCCGCCGCAACGACGGCGCCACGCTCCCCTCTTCGGCCGACGGGGCCGCCCCGCACTGCGACCGCCAACAGAAATCAGCTCTCTCGACTCTCCGCCTCACTCCTCGCGCCGAAGCCGCTTCACCACGAACGCCGCTTCGAGTTCGCCGAGGAACTCGCCAAGGCGCGGTCCCTGCGTCTGGTCGAAGAAGAGCAGATAGCCCGCCTGGAACAGATCGCCGGTCTGCACGTCGTGCGCCTTCGCCGCCTCGTAGATTTCGCCCTGAATCTCCTCGCCGGTGTGGCCCTCTTCGACGAAGTCGGCGAGGTCCGAGAGCGCGGCGGCCACGTCGTCGTCGAGGTCCACCTCGGGCAGTTCCGTCTGGAGGCGGTAGTTGTACTCGTTGTCCATCCGCTCGGCCCACGTCCGGGCCTTCTCGACGCGCTCCATCGCGTCTTCTACGGCCCACTCGGGCGTCTCGTCGGTGATGTGACCCTCGTTCTTCGCCATCTGTACCCGGAGTTCGGGGTCGTCGACCATCCCCAGCACCGCGGCGAACGTGTAGGGTAGGCGGACCCGGTCTTCGCGAACCTCGTCGACGAGGAGCGGGTATGCCCGGTCGGCCAGCGCCTCGATGTTCTCGTCGGTCTCCTCGCCGAAGTAGACGCGCTCGAAGCGGTCGAAGTCGTTGACGAGGAGGTCTAACCGGCGCAGGTCGAAGTCGCGCGCGCGGCGCGGATTGAGCGCGAAGAAGTACCGAAGCACCTCGGGTTCGGCGAGTTCCAGCACCTCGGCGACGGTGACGATGTTGCCCGCCGACGAGGAGAGCGGTTCGCCGTTGAGCGTGAACCACTCGTACGTCATCGGCACCGGGGGTTCGATACCGAGGACGTTCCGCGCGATGTCCTCGCCGCTGGGCCACGAGCCCTCGGCGTGGTCCTTGCCGAACGGCTCGAAGTCGACGCCGAGCACCTGCCACTGGGCGGGCCACTCGAAGCGCCACGGGAGTTTCCCCTCGCGGAACGTCGCCGTCCCCTCGTGACCGCAGCCGGAGATGGTGTTGTCACCTGCGGTCATGTCGGTGCAGACGTAGTCGACGGTGCCGGCGTCGAGGTCGATGGCCGTGACGGTCTCGGTTATCTTCCCGCAGTTTCCGCAGACGGGGTTGAACGGGACGTAGTCGTCGTCTACCTTGCTCTGGTACTCGGAGAGCACTTCTCGCGCGGTGTCGGCGTTTTCGAGCAGGTGCCGGACGACCGGTTCGAACGTGCCGTCCGCGTAGAGTTCGGTGTTCGATATCATCTCGACGGGGACCCCGAGTCGCTCGGCGTCGGCCTCGATGAGCGCCGCGAAGTGCGCCGCGTACGACTCGGCCTCGCCGAACGGGTCCGGAATGTCGGTGTACGGTTTACCCAAATTCTGACCGAGCGCGCCCGCGTCGACGTCGCCGAGACCGACGATGTTCCCCTCCTTGTCGGCGAGCTTTCGGGGGAGCTTCCGGAGCGGGTCCTTGTCGTCGCTCGTGAACACCTGCCGGACCTCGTAGCCGCGCTCTCGGAGCACCTCCGCGACGAAGTAGCCGCGGAGAATCTCGTTGAAGTTGCCGAGATGCGCGACGCCCGAGGGCGAGATGCCGCCCTTGACGACGATGGGTTCGTCGGGGTCGCGCGCGAGAATCTCGTCGGCGACCTCGTCGGCCCAGAACGCGTGGTGGGCGTCGTCACCCTCTTCCCGCCCACCTTCGTCGTCGGCGGCGGTCGTCGGTTGGTCGTCGACGGTCGTCGGTTCGGTGTCGTCGTCGACGCTCATCGCTGGGACCAGTACGTCGGTTCGGTGCCCGCGCCCGCGGGAACGATGTCGGTCCCCTCGTGGTCGCCGCGGAGCACCGCGCGTTCGAGTCGCTGCGGTTCGGTGCCGTCGAGGACGATGGTGCGCATCCCGGCGCGTTCGATGAGTTTCGCCGCCAGCAGGTCGACCGGTGCGGAGGAGCCGGCGTCGGTGCTCATCGGCGCGATGACGCCGACCAGTTCCTCGGGCGTGAGCTCCTCGAACTTCTCGGCGCCGTCGTCGCTTCGGGGGTCGGCGCTGTAGACGCCGTCGACGCTCGTCGCGTAGACGAGCAGGTCCGCGTCGACGTACTCGGCGAGCGCCGCGGCCACCGCGTCGGTGGTCTGTCCGGGGACGACGCCGCCCATCACGGAGATGTCGCCGCGACGGATGGCCTCGCCCGCGTCCTCGTAGCTGTGCGCCGGAGCGGGGTTGACGCCCGCGCCGAGGCCGGCGATGAGCAGGCGCGCGTTGATGCGCGTCACGTCGATACCGATCTGGTCCAACTGGACCTCGTTCGCGCCCAGGCCGCGCGCGGCGTCGATGTACTCGCGAGCGACTCCGCCGCCG of Haloprofundus halophilus contains these proteins:
- a CDS encoding DUF7344 domain-containing protein, with product MSANDPERSLSPSTVFELLADPSRRGVLYALSESDDGIRYERLVDGLLRREITPFDDRRRLRLELHHTVIPRLTASPFVQYDRRTRRLRLTDPQSELEPYLEFARSMDRSR
- the pyrH gene encoding UMP kinase gives rise to the protein MRVVISIGGSVLAPELDARRVEAHAAAIESLAREGCELGTVVGGGGVAREYIDAARGLGANEVQLDQIGIDVTRINARLLIAGLGAGVNPAPAHSYEDAGEAIRRGDISVMGGVVPGQTTDAVAAALAEYVDADLLVYATSVDGVYSADPRSDDGAEKFEELTPEELVGVIAPMSTDAGSSAPVDLLAAKLIERAGMRTIVLDGTEPQRLERAVLRGDHEGTDIVPAGAGTEPTYWSQR
- a CDS encoding heme-binding protein, which produces MPRAPQTEEGWYALHDFRSIDWDAWRNAPQRERDRAVEEAVDYLQSHEAVEDDEAGASAVFSVVGHKADLLVLHFRPTLDALSTAERRFERTALAGFTDQPTSYVSVTEVSGYVSDEYFEEGADAVDEGLRRYIEGKMKPDIPDDEYVSFYPMSKRRGEEYNWYDLSFEERAELMAGHGDVGRKYAGKIKQVIASSVGFDDYEWGVTLFGSDPTDIKDIVYEMRFDEASSRYGEFGQFYVGRRFPPTDLGAYLDGEPVPTSEHDGAGDHHGHDHGESGGHHGHGEGSGHHHGGDSGHHGGDGGHHGDDGHDKESTDDEDIRGELTDLNIYAGQPHGEDVYATVLYSEADTDEVFDEVDGLRGNFEHYGTHVKTAVYEANERGRSAVVSIWETQSAAETAAGFLSELPGIVSRAGEESGFGTMGMFYTVKSDHREEFVDKFGTVGGLLDEMEGHQETDLMVNVEDEDDMFIASQWRSKEDAMGFFRSNEFRETVQWGRDVLADRPRHVFLA
- a CDS encoding site-2 protease family protein; this encodes MNTLLWILIGVILYTVLALVLRQLGVLPSSVKMQGPLMTIHTRRGRAFLDWLATPKRFWRAWSNVGVGIALVVMFGTFVLLVLRGVQILQNPPAPTAVNAPRNVLVIPGVNDFLPLSVAPEIAFGLLVGLVVHEGGHGLLCRVEGIDIESMGVVLFTILPIGAFVEPDEESQRKASRGGRTRMFAAGVTNNLAVTAIALVLLFGPVTGAIAAAPGAAVGSTFPNSAAAASGIDAGDRIVGFDGANVTSDAELQNALEESDTANVTVTLADGTERTVQRSLLVTAMSPNSPLAADGSAGVETNDTIVAVDGTTVNTESGLRQAVSDDPVVTLTVEDQRGEESNVTGPIGVLLGVSPDGPLSEQTDVPGGEQVVVTSIDGERTLDYSDVQAALDGGQPGDEVNVTAYVDGQLQTYTVTLAPANDGTDRGLVGVTQGPELSGISVNSLGVVSYPAQQFLGILGGDVQGGLFSQVLFILFLPFAGTVVPGLETNFAGFVAANTSFYTISGPLAALGGGVFVLANVLFWVGWINLNLAFFNCIPAFPLDGGRILRTSTEAVVSRLPVEGKQQLTSTITTGIGLLMLVSLLLLMFGPQLLS
- the lysS gene encoding lysine--tRNA ligase is translated as MSVDDDTEPTTVDDQPTTAADDEGGREEGDDAHHAFWADEVADEILARDPDEPIVVKGGISPSGVAHLGNFNEILRGYFVAEVLRERGYEVRQVFTSDDKDPLRKLPRKLADKEGNIVGLGDVDAGALGQNLGKPYTDIPDPFGEAESYAAHFAALIEADAERLGVPVEMISNTELYADGTFEPVVRHLLENADTAREVLSEYQSKVDDDYVPFNPVCGNCGKITETVTAIDLDAGTVDYVCTDMTAGDNTISGCGHEGTATFREGKLPWRFEWPAQWQVLGVDFEPFGKDHAEGSWPSGEDIARNVLGIEPPVPMTYEWFTLNGEPLSSSAGNIVTVAEVLELAEPEVLRYFFALNPRRARDFDLRRLDLLVNDFDRFERVYFGEETDENIEALADRAYPLLVDEVREDRVRLPYTFAAVLGMVDDPELRVQMAKNEGHITDETPEWAVEDAMERVEKARTWAERMDNEYNYRLQTELPEVDLDDDVAAALSDLADFVEEGHTGEEIQGEIYEAAKAHDVQTGDLFQAGYLLFFDQTQGPRLGEFLGELEAAFVVKRLRREE
- a CDS encoding PadR family transcriptional regulator codes for the protein MRKSGPPKGLISYLVLELLGERPRYGYEILKEIREISGGHWEPSYGSVYPILYKFEEKGWAERVDREDEPDRKYFALTDSGREELREKRVETGGKAEEFADVILGFYHVYVAFATDGRFDVESPEEAWQFDETFSSWIIEQLIRHHERDFETFERIDDTPAEFYERYGIDFES
- a CDS encoding formate/nitrite transporter family protein; amino-acid sequence: MSSTTDDPTGATLSYRHIIEREMENALTEMHRPVKGVAISGFAAGLTVSFGALFMGMALTFQPNFGSTLAKQLTLGGVSAVGFLFVIIGQTELFTAHTTMAVLPVLTDRASVRDLLELWGVVLAANLVGCLCFAGLIAALGPSMNIVDPAAFGSMAEALLPFPWWVITASGVVAGWLMGLLTWLVAASRDTISRVVIILVVAATIGFAPFHHALLGTTEVLAAMFLGQGVTLGQFAHFLTWTTLGNAVGGGVFVALLNYGHVALAGDDVDVDYDAGSTSGFGDDTTDRE